Proteins found in one Actinokineospora alba genomic segment:
- a CDS encoding glycosyltransferase family 87 protein, with product MSVEEGESPGSGLVGTDDTASLGPRERVRPTWGESLARHASAPFGGVTGRHAAVGRHWFWTPLRAALLIGVVALTLGWFAKAPCIQQYDAGNGQLELDWRSGRQFVAMCYSDIVPLYSAERLDQGGFPYLTSWFDDEGKPTQHERFMEYPVITGMFQWFNAKLAQGWVSLAAAGWLPSGLPVVVYFDISAFWLALAWLVTIWAVARTARRRPWDAAFIALSPLVIVHAFTNFDTLATAFAAAGLLAWAREKPVLAGILLGLGGAAKLYPLFLLGPLFVLCIRSGHTKVWLRTGVAAVVTWAAVNAAIFLPEATRRGWGEFFRRNSDRGADPDSIYNVIMHFTGWSGFDGPLAFGESPTILNLVTAALFLLCCAGVAFVAWHAPTRPRVAQLAFLVVAAFLLTNKVWSPQYSLWLVPIAVLAVPRWKPLLAWMTIDALVWAPRMAYYLGEGQKGLPEDWFLGFVVARDIAVLALCALVIYEIYHPARDLVRQYGDDDPAGGVLDGAPDRFTLPRRAPALVE from the coding sequence GTGTCAGTCGAAGAGGGTGAGTCGCCCGGGTCAGGGCTGGTGGGGACGGACGACACCGCGTCGCTGGGGCCGCGGGAGCGGGTGCGGCCGACGTGGGGGGAGTCCCTCGCCAGGCACGCGAGCGCGCCGTTCGGTGGGGTCACGGGCAGGCACGCGGCCGTCGGCAGACACTGGTTCTGGACGCCGCTGCGCGCCGCGCTGCTCATCGGGGTAGTGGCGCTGACCCTGGGGTGGTTCGCGAAGGCGCCCTGTATCCAGCAGTACGACGCGGGCAACGGGCAGTTGGAGCTGGACTGGCGTTCCGGCCGCCAGTTCGTCGCCATGTGCTACTCGGACATCGTCCCGCTGTACTCCGCCGAGCGGCTCGACCAAGGCGGCTTCCCGTACCTGACCAGTTGGTTCGACGACGAGGGCAAGCCGACCCAGCACGAGCGGTTCATGGAGTACCCGGTGATCACCGGGATGTTCCAGTGGTTCAACGCGAAGCTCGCGCAGGGCTGGGTGTCGCTGGCCGCCGCGGGGTGGCTCCCCAGTGGGCTGCCGGTGGTCGTCTACTTCGACATCAGCGCGTTCTGGCTGGCGCTGGCCTGGCTGGTGACCATCTGGGCGGTCGCCCGGACGGCCCGGCGCAGACCGTGGGACGCCGCGTTCATCGCGCTGTCACCGCTGGTCATCGTGCACGCGTTCACCAACTTCGACACCCTCGCGACCGCGTTCGCCGCCGCTGGCCTGCTCGCTTGGGCGCGCGAGAAGCCGGTCCTCGCGGGCATCCTGCTCGGGCTCGGTGGCGCGGCGAAGCTGTATCCGCTGTTCCTGCTCGGTCCGCTGTTCGTCTTGTGTATCCGGTCGGGCCACACGAAGGTGTGGCTGCGAACCGGGGTCGCGGCGGTGGTGACGTGGGCCGCGGTCAACGCGGCGATCTTCCTGCCGGAGGCGACGCGGCGCGGCTGGGGCGAGTTCTTCCGGCGCAACTCGGATCGGGGCGCCGACCCCGACTCGATCTACAACGTGATCATGCACTTCACCGGTTGGTCCGGCTTCGACGGTCCGCTCGCGTTCGGCGAGTCGCCCACGATCCTCAACCTGGTGACCGCGGCCCTGTTCCTGCTGTGCTGCGCGGGGGTGGCGTTCGTCGCCTGGCACGCGCCGACGCGGCCGCGGGTGGCCCAGCTGGCGTTCCTGGTGGTGGCGGCGTTCCTGCTGACCAACAAGGTGTGGAGCCCGCAGTACTCGCTGTGGCTGGTCCCGATCGCGGTGCTGGCCGTCCCGCGCTGGAAACCGCTGCTCGCGTGGATGACGATCGACGCCCTGGTCTGGGCCCCGCGCATGGCCTACTACCTCGGTGAAGGCCAGAAGGGTCTGCCCGAGGACTGGTTCCTGGGCTTCGTCGTCGCCCGCGACATCGCCGTCCTGGCCCTGTGCGCCCTGGTGATCTATGAGATCTACCACCCGGCCCGCGACCTGGTCCGCCAGTACGGCGATGACGACCCGGCAGGTGGCGTGCTCGACGGCGCCCCCGACCGGTTCACCCTTCCCCGCCGCGCACCCGCCCTCGTGGAATAA
- the rarD gene encoding EamA family transporter RarD: protein MSGQRRGFLLGLGAYLAWGFFPLYWPLLAPAGPVEILAHRIVWSLVAVAALTIVARRWTRLKAVFADRRRLTFIGVGAVVIAVNWGVYIYGVNSGQVVETSLGYFINPLVTILLGVVVLGERLRPGQWIGLGIAFAAVVELTFDYGRVPWIAVTLAFSFATYGLMKKKADVGSTEGLTIETMVLAPLALTFLLAGGGGTFGHAGWLQAVLLVGTGVITAIPLLMFGTAATKVSMTTLGLLQYTAPIVQFAVGLLVFHEAMTTARWVGFGLVWLALAVITVESLVSRRRTALRPIERQAELV from the coding sequence GTGTCCGGACAGCGACGCGGTTTCCTCCTCGGCCTCGGCGCGTACCTGGCCTGGGGTTTCTTCCCGCTCTACTGGCCGCTGCTGGCCCCGGCCGGTCCGGTCGAGATCCTCGCCCACCGGATCGTCTGGTCGCTCGTCGCCGTCGCGGCCCTGACCATCGTCGCCCGCCGCTGGACTCGGCTCAAAGCGGTTTTCGCCGATCGCCGTCGCCTGACGTTCATCGGTGTCGGCGCGGTGGTCATCGCCGTCAACTGGGGCGTCTACATCTATGGCGTCAACAGCGGGCAGGTCGTGGAGACCTCGCTCGGCTACTTCATCAACCCGCTGGTGACGATCCTGCTCGGCGTGGTCGTCCTGGGCGAACGGCTGCGGCCCGGCCAGTGGATCGGGCTCGGCATCGCCTTCGCCGCGGTGGTGGAGCTGACCTTCGACTACGGCCGGGTGCCGTGGATCGCGGTGACGCTGGCGTTCTCGTTCGCCACCTACGGCCTGATGAAGAAGAAGGCCGACGTCGGGTCCACCGAGGGCCTCACGATCGAGACGATGGTGCTGGCACCCCTCGCGCTGACGTTCCTGCTCGCGGGCGGCGGCGGCACGTTCGGCCACGCGGGCTGGCTGCAGGCCGTCCTGCTCGTCGGCACCGGCGTGATCACCGCGATCCCGCTGCTGATGTTCGGCACGGCCGCGACGAAGGTGTCCATGACGACGCTCGGCCTGCTGCAGTACACCGCGCCGATCGTCCAGTTCGCCGTCGGCCTGCTGGTCTTCCACGAAGCCATGACGACCGCGCGCTGGGTCGGCTTCGGCCTGGTGTGGCTGGCCCTGGCCGTGATCACCGTGGAATCCCTGGTGAGCAGGCGCCGGACCGCGCTGCGCCCGATCGA